Proteins encoded together in one Oncorhynchus masou masou isolate Uvic2021 chromosome 3, UVic_Omas_1.1, whole genome shotgun sequence window:
- the si:ch211-284o19.8 gene encoding protein lifeguard 1 isoform X2 — MTDAQNYSMPTESQDALNSNLPPPYPHGETQVDPMPPYIPPPCSAAPAMYPPSLYPPVLYPPQAGVDMGTLPPGECNPLGEPEADAALLVSSFDDKTIRKAFIRKVFSVVTLQLLVTFSIVCVFTFSSVVRAAVQSNIWIYLSSYILFAVVAISLSFSNSFSRSHPWNLVGLSVVTLTLSYLVGTVASFHNTTAVVIAMGATVAISFTIIIFSAQTRVDFTICNGILLVLAVDLLMFSFFCCFFYSNVLQIVYGSLGALLFSLFLAIDCQLVMGRQKYALDPEEYVFAALILYLDIINIFLYLLIIMGGSSK, encoded by the exons ATGACAGATGCTCAGAACTACTCCATGCCCACAGAGTCTCAGGATGCCCTGAACTCTAACCTGCCACCCCCTTACCCCCATGGGGAAACTCAAGTGGACCCCATGCCACCATACATACCACCCCCCTGCTCTGCAGctccagccatgtatcctccatccctctaccccccaGTCCTGTACCCACCACAGgcaggggtagacatgggaactcTCCCCCCTGGAGAGTGTAACCCTTTGGGAGAGCCAG AGGCAGACGCCGCCCTATTGGTGTCATCTTTTGATGACAAGACCATAAGGAAGGCGTTTATCAGAAAG GTGTTCAGTGTCGTGACCCTGCAGTTGCTGGTGACCTTCAGCATCGTGTGTGTGTTCACGTTCTCCAGTGTGGTGAGGGCGGCGGTGCAGAGCAACATCTGGATCTACCTCAGCTCATACATCCTGTTTGCTGTGGTGGCCATCTCCCTTAGCTTCTCCAATTCCTTCAGCAGAAGCCATCCCTGGAACCTGGTGGGACTG TCAGTGGTCACTCTCACCCTATCTTACTTGGTCGGCACTGTGGCTTCATTTCACAATACCACTGCTGTAGTCATCGCCATGGGAGCAACAGTGGCGATCTCCTTCACCATCATCATCTTCTCAGCCCAG ACTCGAGTGGACTTCACAATTTGTAATGGCATCCTGCTGGTGCTGGCTGTGGACCTTCTCATGTTCAGCTTCTTCTGCTGTTTCTTCTACTCCAATGTGCTGCAGATAGTCTACGGATCTCTGGGAGCCCTGCTCTTCTCACTG tTCTTGGCGATTGACTGCCAGCTGGTGATGGGCAGGCAGAAGTACGCTCTAGATCCAGAGGAGTATGTGTTTGCTGCCCTGATCCTGTACCTGGACATCATTAACATCTTCCTCTATCTGCTCATCATAATGGGAGGCTCCAGCAAATAG
- the si:ch211-284o19.8 gene encoding protein lifeguard 1 isoform X1, with protein sequence MTDAQNYSMPTESQDALNSNLPPPYPHGETQVDPMPPYIPPPCSAAPAMYPPSLYPPVLYPPQAGVDMGTLPPGECNPLGEPGSSSPEADAALLVSSFDDKTIRKAFIRKVFSVVTLQLLVTFSIVCVFTFSSVVRAAVQSNIWIYLSSYILFAVVAISLSFSNSFSRSHPWNLVGLSVVTLTLSYLVGTVASFHNTTAVVIAMGATVAISFTIIIFSAQTRVDFTICNGILLVLAVDLLMFSFFCCFFYSNVLQIVYGSLGALLFSLFLAIDCQLVMGRQKYALDPEEYVFAALILYLDIINIFLYLLIIMGGSSK encoded by the exons ATGACAGATGCTCAGAACTACTCCATGCCCACAGAGTCTCAGGATGCCCTGAACTCTAACCTGCCACCCCCTTACCCCCATGGGGAAACTCAAGTGGACCCCATGCCACCATACATACCACCCCCCTGCTCTGCAGctccagccatgtatcctccatccctctaccccccaGTCCTGTACCCACCACAGgcaggggtagacatgggaactcTCCCCCCTGGAGAGTGTAACCCTTTGGGAGAGCCAG GATCTTCTTCACCAGAGGCAGACGCCGCCCTATTGGTGTCATCTTTTGATGACAAGACCATAAGGAAGGCGTTTATCAGAAAG GTGTTCAGTGTCGTGACCCTGCAGTTGCTGGTGACCTTCAGCATCGTGTGTGTGTTCACGTTCTCCAGTGTGGTGAGGGCGGCGGTGCAGAGCAACATCTGGATCTACCTCAGCTCATACATCCTGTTTGCTGTGGTGGCCATCTCCCTTAGCTTCTCCAATTCCTTCAGCAGAAGCCATCCCTGGAACCTGGTGGGACTG TCAGTGGTCACTCTCACCCTATCTTACTTGGTCGGCACTGTGGCTTCATTTCACAATACCACTGCTGTAGTCATCGCCATGGGAGCAACAGTGGCGATCTCCTTCACCATCATCATCTTCTCAGCCCAG ACTCGAGTGGACTTCACAATTTGTAATGGCATCCTGCTGGTGCTGGCTGTGGACCTTCTCATGTTCAGCTTCTTCTGCTGTTTCTTCTACTCCAATGTGCTGCAGATAGTCTACGGATCTCTGGGAGCCCTGCTCTTCTCACTG tTCTTGGCGATTGACTGCCAGCTGGTGATGGGCAGGCAGAAGTACGCTCTAGATCCAGAGGAGTATGTGTTTGCTGCCCTGATCCTGTACCTGGACATCATTAACATCTTCCTCTATCTGCTCATCATAATGGGAGGCTCCAGCAAATAG
- the parp2 gene encoding poly [ADP-ribose] polymerase 2 — translation MRRTRSSRNTSQGGASANGVSPSKTVWQWKGDEGQWEPYPPSACAQLDSALISGDATVSLTFGSGAAYDVDLKKMVQVNTVTKYKRKIRSHTLKPESLNGGDAVDLTQQDASPVQIKVEEMEEQPITKKKRGEGRSQKKSKVMPVDETESKEIVKTVVMKGKAPVDSECKAKAGKAHVYSEGDDVYDVMLNQTNLQFNNNKFFLIQLLQDDSVKAYSVWFRWGRVGKVGQNSLVSCGGDLLQAKDLFKKKFLDKTKNEWAHRTDFEKVAGKYDMVFMDYSTNGKEEPQPLLASLSQKKPSKLDVKVQSLLELICDIKAMEECVLEMKFDTRKAPLGKLTTEQIRAGYSALKKIEECVKRKGSSRELLEACNQFYTRIPHDFGLQTPPIIRSEKELKEKIALLEALSDIQIAVKMVQSSAYGDEHPLDRQYNALQCQLQPLSSCSQEYQVIERYLQTTHAPTHSDFTMTVLDIFSVDREGEKNGFLSQLHNRTLLWHGSRLSNWVGILSQGLRVAPPEAPVTGYMFGKGIYFADMSSKSANYCFANQRNKTGLLLLSEVALGDSNELLAADYEAAKLPAGKHSTKGLGQTSPDPRNAVPLNGVTVPMGPGMKTGVGAGGGYSLLYNEFIVYNPAQTHMRYLLRVQFNYSSLW, via the exons ATGAGACGCACAAGAAGCTCCAGGAACACATCTCAAGGTGGAGCATCAGCAAATGGAGTGTCTCCGTCCAAGACAG TGTGGCAGTGGAAGGGGGATGAGGGTCAGTGGGAGCCATACCCACCATCAGCATGTGCCCAGCTAGACTCAGCCCTCATCTCTGGAGATGCCACGGTCTCACTGACGTTTGGCTCTGGGGCAGCATATGACGTAGACTTGAAGAAGATGGTCCAGGTCAACACAGTAACCAAGTACAAGAGGAAAATACGCTCTCACACACTGAAACCAG AGAGTTTAAATGGAGGAGATGCAGTGGATTTAACCCAACAAGATGCGAGTCCAGTCCAGATTAAAGTGGAGGAAATGGAGGAGCAGCCAATCACCAAGAAGAAGCGGGGTGAGGGAAGGAGCCAGAAGAAAAGTAAAGTGATGCCTGTGGATGAAACGGAGAGCAAAG AGATTGTGAAGACTGTGGTCATGAAAGGAAAAGCTCCAGTTGATTCAGAATGCAAAGCCAAAGCCGGCAAG GCCCATGTCTACAGTGAAGGAGATGACGTATATGATGTAATGTTAAACCAG ACAAATCTTcagttcaacaacaacaaatttTTCCTGATCCAGCTACTTCAGGATGACAGTGTTAAGGCCTACAGCGTGTGGTTTAGATGGGGACGAG TTGGTAAGGTTGGACAGAACAGTCTAGTTTCCTGTGGTGGAGATCTTCTTCAAGCCAAAGATCTCTTCAAGAAAAA GTTTCTGGATAAGACCAAGAACGAGTGGGCACACCGGACAGACTTTGAGAAAGTGGCAGGAAAATATGACATGGTGTTTATGGACTACAGTACCAATGGAAAG GAAGAGCCCCAGCCCCTGCTTGCATCACTGTCCCAGAAAAAGCCCTCTAAGCTGGATGTGAAGGTCCAGTCCCTTCTCGAACTGATCTGTGACATCAAGGCCATGGAGGAATGTGTGCTGGAGATGAAGTTTGACACCCGAAAAGCTCCTCTCG GCAAGCTTACAACAGAGCAGATTCGTGCAGGTTACTCAGCACTGAAGAAGATTGAGGAGTGTGTGAAGAGAAAGGGAAGCAGCCGCGAGCTACTGGAGGCATGCAACCAGTTCTACACACGCATCCCCCATGACTTTGG GTTGCAAACTCCCCCAATAATCCGCTCAGAAAAGGAGCTGAAGGAAAAAATTGCTTTATTAGAA GCACTGAGTGACATCCAGATAGCAGTGAAGATGGTCCAGTCCAGTGCCTACGGTGATGAGCATCCTTTGGACAGACAGTACAACGCCCTCCAGTGCCAGCTACAGCCACTGTCCTCTTGTAGCCAAGAGTATCAG GTGATTGAGAGATATCTTCAGACAACCCATGCTCCCACTCACTCTGACTTCACCATGACTGTTCTGGACATCTTCTCTgtggacagggagggggagaagaatgGCTTCCTCTCACAACTACACAACAG gACGCTGCTGTGGCATGGCTCTCGTCTGTCTAACTGGGTTGGAATCCTCAGCCAGGGCCTCAGAGTGGCCCCTCCAGAGGCTCCTGTCACTGGATACATG TTTGGGAAAGGTATTTACTTTGCTGACATGTCATCGAAAAGTGCCAACTACTGCTTTGCCAATCAACGCAACAAAACTGGACTCCTACTGTTGAGCGAG GTTGCCCTGGGTGACAGTAACGAGCTGTTAGCAGCTGACTATGAGGCTGCCAAACTACCTGCAGGGAAACACAGCACCAAGGGCCTTGGACAGACAAGCCCAGACCCCAGGAACGCTGTCCCATT GAATGGAGTGACAGTCCCAATGGGGCCTGGAATGAAGACTGGGGTGGGAGCAGGTGGCGGCTACTCCCTCCTCTACAACGAGTTCATTGTCTATAACCCTGCCCAAACCCACATGAGGTATTTACTAAGAGTTCAGTTTAACTATTCCTCGCTGTGGTGA
- the mettl17 gene encoding methyltransferase-like protein 17, mitochondrial isoform X2 — protein sequence MAFRAYGARVLYQRVVAVRIMYRALSAEVNPQSHADFLKGAPHRKHPGVTNLKTLRLPEELQKAAQAIIHGTEVSGLVDKARSLTNFLWSRKRAPEDVTLRERAMALEKNLWEKTKEKGGDLQLLKTQITKKVLSDLRKITYHWSPMRYDEELGVVYMVAKLAGGYAAVKRVLNEIKKRDPSFSPHSLLDFGSGLGTAVWASHSFWGDTLKEMVCVDNSGAMNTIADRLLRGSSEKDEPVIKQVYFRQFLPVSPKVQFDLVVGAFSLSELASQKEREDAILTLWRKTSSYLVLVENGTKEGHQILMDARDILLKKQERAAHDPRRPSVFAPCPHESPCPKLFQLPLVPCNFSQAYSPLPLPGAPDRLTERFSYLVLSRTDWAGGEGLDWARLTAPVLRRPRHVHCQVCCSSGEIKRVVVTAHRHGRDVYRCARSSDWGDQLPIIQPEDDSSNLD from the exons ATGGCTTTTCGAGCTTATGGTGCGCGTGTCCTTTATCAAAGGGTGGTTGCTGTGAGGATAATGTACAGA GCACTAAGTGCAGAAGTGAATCCCCAATCCCATGCAGACTTCCTAAAAGGTGCTCCCCACAGGAAACACCCAGGGGTGACAAATCTGAAGACACTGCGCCTTCCAGAGGAACTCCAGAAAGCAGCACAAGCTATCATTCATG GCACAGAAGTGAGTGGGTTGGTTGATAAAGCACGCAGTCTCACCAACTTCCTGTGGAGCAGGAAAAGAGCACCTGAGGATGTAACACTAAGGGAAAGAGCCATGGCCCTGGAGAAGAATCTGTGGGAGAAGACAAAAGAGAAGGGTGGAG ATCTTCAACTGCTGAAGACCCAAATCACAAAGAAAGTGCTCTCCGATCTCAGGAAGATAACATACCACTGGTCCCCTATGAG GTATGATGAAGAGTTGGGTGTGGTGTACATGGTTGCTAAGCTGGCAGGTGGCTACGCTGCAGTGAAAAGAGTTCTAAATGAG ATAAAGAAAAGagatccctccttctcccctcattctctcctGGACTTTGGTTCAGGATTAGGAACCGCTGTCTG GGCATCACACTCATTTTGGGGAGATACGTTAAAGGAGATGGTGTGTGTCGACAATTCTGGGGCAATGAACACTATAGCAGATCGCCTTCTAAGAG GCAGCAGCGAAAAAGATGAGCCTGTCATCAAACAAGTATACTTCCGTCAGttccttcctgtctcccctaag GTGCAATTTGATCTGGTGGTGGGGGCCTTTTCTCTGTCAGAATTGGCCAGTCAAAAGGAGAGGGAAGATGCCATACTCACTTTGTGGAGAAAGACCAGCTCTTATCTG GTGCTGGTAGAAAATGGGACCAAAGAGGGCCACCAGATACTTATGGATGCCAGAGACATACTACTTAAG AAACAAGAAAGAGCAGCCCATGACCCTAGAAGACCATCCGTGTTCGCCCCA TGTCCTCATGAATCACCTTGTCCCAAGCTGTTCCAACTGCCCTTAGTACCCTGCAACTTCTCTCAAGCCTACAGCCCACTCCCTTTACCTGGG GCTCCAGACCGACTGACCGAGAGGTTCAGCTACCTGGTTCTGTCAAGAACAGACTGGGCAGGTGGAGAGGGGCTGGACTGGGCCAGGCTCACAGCACCAGTGCTGCGCAGGCCGAGACATGTTCACTGTCAGGTCTGCTGCTCTAGTGGAGAGATTAAACGGGTTGTGGTGACAGCCCATCGACATGGCAG AGACGTATATCGCTGTGCCCGGAGTAGTGATTGGGGAGATCAACTGCCAATCATTCAGCCAGAGGATGACTCAAGTAATTTAGACTGA
- the mettl17 gene encoding methyltransferase-like protein 17, mitochondrial isoform X1, with protein MAFRAYGARVLYQRVVAVRIMYRALSAEVNPQSHADFLKGAPHRKHPGVTNLKTLRLPEELQKAAQAIIHGTEVSGLVDKARSLTNFLWSRKRAPEDVTLRERAMALEKNLWEKTKEKGGDVDLQLLKTQITKKVLSDLRKITYHWSPMRYDEELGVVYMVAKLAGGYAAVKRVLNEIKKRDPSFSPHSLLDFGSGLGTAVWASHSFWGDTLKEMVCVDNSGAMNTIADRLLRGSSEKDEPVIKQVYFRQFLPVSPKVQFDLVVGAFSLSELASQKEREDAILTLWRKTSSYLVLVENGTKEGHQILMDARDILLKKQERAAHDPRRPSVFAPCPHESPCPKLFQLPLVPCNFSQAYSPLPLPGAPDRLTERFSYLVLSRTDWAGGEGLDWARLTAPVLRRPRHVHCQVCCSSGEIKRVVVTAHRHGRDVYRCARSSDWGDQLPIIQPEDDSSNLD; from the exons ATGGCTTTTCGAGCTTATGGTGCGCGTGTCCTTTATCAAAGGGTGGTTGCTGTGAGGATAATGTACAGA GCACTAAGTGCAGAAGTGAATCCCCAATCCCATGCAGACTTCCTAAAAGGTGCTCCCCACAGGAAACACCCAGGGGTGACAAATCTGAAGACACTGCGCCTTCCAGAGGAACTCCAGAAAGCAGCACAAGCTATCATTCATG GCACAGAAGTGAGTGGGTTGGTTGATAAAGCACGCAGTCTCACCAACTTCCTGTGGAGCAGGAAAAGAGCACCTGAGGATGTAACACTAAGGGAAAGAGCCATGGCCCTGGAGAAGAATCTGTGGGAGAAGACAAAAGAGAAGGGTGGAG ATGTAGATCTTCAACTGCTGAAGACCCAAATCACAAAGAAAGTGCTCTCCGATCTCAGGAAGATAACATACCACTGGTCCCCTATGAG GTATGATGAAGAGTTGGGTGTGGTGTACATGGTTGCTAAGCTGGCAGGTGGCTACGCTGCAGTGAAAAGAGTTCTAAATGAG ATAAAGAAAAGagatccctccttctcccctcattctctcctGGACTTTGGTTCAGGATTAGGAACCGCTGTCTG GGCATCACACTCATTTTGGGGAGATACGTTAAAGGAGATGGTGTGTGTCGACAATTCTGGGGCAATGAACACTATAGCAGATCGCCTTCTAAGAG GCAGCAGCGAAAAAGATGAGCCTGTCATCAAACAAGTATACTTCCGTCAGttccttcctgtctcccctaag GTGCAATTTGATCTGGTGGTGGGGGCCTTTTCTCTGTCAGAATTGGCCAGTCAAAAGGAGAGGGAAGATGCCATACTCACTTTGTGGAGAAAGACCAGCTCTTATCTG GTGCTGGTAGAAAATGGGACCAAAGAGGGCCACCAGATACTTATGGATGCCAGAGACATACTACTTAAG AAACAAGAAAGAGCAGCCCATGACCCTAGAAGACCATCCGTGTTCGCCCCA TGTCCTCATGAATCACCTTGTCCCAAGCTGTTCCAACTGCCCTTAGTACCCTGCAACTTCTCTCAAGCCTACAGCCCACTCCCTTTACCTGGG GCTCCAGACCGACTGACCGAGAGGTTCAGCTACCTGGTTCTGTCAAGAACAGACTGGGCAGGTGGAGAGGGGCTGGACTGGGCCAGGCTCACAGCACCAGTGCTGCGCAGGCCGAGACATGTTCACTGTCAGGTCTGCTGCTCTAGTGGAGAGATTAAACGGGTTGTGGTGACAGCCCATCGACATGGCAG AGACGTATATCGCTGTGCCCGGAGTAGTGATTGGGGAGATCAACTGCCAATCATTCAGCCAGAGGATGACTCAAGTAATTTAGACTGA
- the sdr39u1 gene encoding epimerase family protein SDR39U1, whose amino-acid sequence MRVLIGGGSGFVGRELTCLLKKKGHEVTIISRQPGLGKITWGELESGGLPPCEAAVNLSGENLMNPLRWWNEGYRKDLFSSRIDTTTILSQAIAGSPSPPHAWVLVTGVACYKPSLTAQYTEDSEWTPFDLLSRLVKEWEWAGRLPENIAQNTRQVVIRPGVVLGRDGGAMKQMMTPFWLGLGGTLGSGRQPFPWIHVSDLAGIIAHALVPSPDTPSSAVPQVFNGVAPALNTNYEFTKELGRVLRRPTVFPVPGFVIDALMGSERAIVLTQGQKVEPKRTLESGFQYQYPDLSSALKEIVGS is encoded by the exons ATGAGAGTGTTAATAG gaggaggatctgggtttgtGGGAAGAGAGCTGACTTGTTTACTAAAGAAAAAAGGTCATGAAGTCACAATAATATCTCGACAGCCAGGTCTGGGAAAGATCACATGG GGTGAATTGGAGTCTGGTGGCCTCCCACCATGTGAGGCTGCTGTCAATCTGTCTGGGGAGAATCTTATGAACCCACTGCGATG GTGGAATGAGGGTTATAGGAAGGATCTGTTCTCCAGTCGGATTGACACAACCACAATTTTGTCTCAAGCTATTGCTGGGTCCCCCAGTCCCCCTCATGCTTGGGTCCTTGTCACAGGTGTAG CATGTTATAAACccagtctaacagctcagtacaCAGAAGACAGTGAGTGGACACCATTTGACCTCCTGTCAAGACTGGTGAAGGAATGGGAGTGGGCGGGGCGTCTTCCTGAAAACATTGCACAGAATACCAGACAAGTAGTAATCAGACCAG GGGTAGTACTGGGCCGTGATGGTGGGGCCATGAAGCAGATGATGACTCCTTTCTGGCTAGGCCTCGGAGGCACGTTGGGGTCTGGCAGACAACCATTCCCCTGGatccatgtctctgacctggCTGGAATCATCGCTCATGCCCTGGTGCCCTCTCCCGACACCCCCTCCTCTGCTGTCCCTCAAGTGTTTAACGGTGTCGCCCCAGCACTGAACACCAATTACGAGTTCACCAAAGAGCTGGGCCGGGTTCTGAGGAGACCCACTGTCTTCCCTGTGCCTGGATTTGTCATTGATGCCCTAATGGGTTCAGAGAGAGCCATAGTGCTAACCCAGGGTCAGAAGGTAGAACCCAAGAGGACTCTGGAGTCAGGCTTTCAGTACCAGTACCCAGACCTGAGCTCTGCCCTGAAGGAGATTGTTGGGAGCTAG